The Tripterygium wilfordii isolate XIE 37 chromosome 23, ASM1340144v1, whole genome shotgun sequence genomic sequence tataggatggcaccagcagagctgaaggagttggacactcagttgacagatttacagaagttgggatttatcagaccgagcacttcaccttggggagcacctgttttgtttgtgaaaaagaaggatggtacgatgcgtatgtgtgtggactaccggcaactgaacagggtgacagtaaagaacaaatatccattgccgaggattaatgatttgtttgatcagttgagaggtagtcattattactccaagattgatctcagatcggggtaccatcagttgaggattagagaggaggatattccaaagacagcatttcgcacacggtttggccattatgtgtacttggttatgccatttgggttaaccaatgcacctgcagcgtttatggatttgatgcacagggtgtttagaccgtatctggatcagtttgtgattgtgttcattgatgatatattggtttattcagccactgaagaggatcacattagacacttggagattgtgttgcagacgctcagagagcatagattgtatgccaagctgagtaaatgtgaattttgggtgactcaggtgagatttttagggcatgtgatttctcaggagggtataacggtggatccagcgaaagtagaggcagtggtggcatggaggagaccgaagaatgtaggagagattcgcagtttcctgggattagcaggttactatcgacgttttattgagggattctcgcggattgcagcaccgatgacacagttgactcgaaaggatactccatttgtgtggacagatgtgtgtgagcaggctttccaagagttgaagactcgactcacttcacctccagtgttggtgatacccgacaggggtattggttatcaggtatattgtgatgcttcaggagttggtgggttgtgtgttgatgcagcaggagagagtggttgagtatgcttcacgtttgttgaagccgcacgagaggaattatcccgtgcatgatttggagttggctgtggtagtgttcgcacttaagcagtggagatattatctttatggagagaggtttgaggtattttcggatcataggagtctccggtacttgtttacacagagagatttaaaccaaagacagcgtagatggatggagtatcttgaggactttgattttactttacagtatcatccgggcaaggccaatgtggtggctgacgccttgagtaggagattgattgcagctcgattggctattcaggagtttgggttagtggatacacttagtcagtatcgactagatgtggatgaGCGTAGAGATatactgagtttacggagtttgattgctcgtccaaccctagtacagagggtgttggatgcacagttgggggatgcattatttgatgacattgaggatatggagggatgggttagaggcactgatggtggagtcagattcaggggcagattagtgttccagaggatactgagttacgcgaggagatacttcaggaggcacattactcacgatttgcgatgcatcctggtgctactaagatgtatcgagatttacggaggcagtatttgtggagtggcatgaagagagatgtggcacaaactgtgactcgatgtcttacctgtcagcaggtaaaggcagagcatcgacgacctgctggattattgcaaccgcttccattacctgaatggaagtgggagcatatcactatggattttgtgatgggtttacctatgactccgcggagacatgatgcggtttgggttgttgtggatcggttgacaaagacagctcattttatgcccatttgtcagacagattcgattgagtcgttgacgagattatatgtacgagagatagtctgattgcatggggtaccgttgagtattgtatctgatcgggatcccagatttacttcacggttttggggcagttttcaggatactctggggacgaaactgaacttcggtacagcttttcatccgcagactgatggacagagtgagcggactattcagattctagaggatatgcttcgggcttgtgcgatagactttcgaggagattgggagactcatattcctttagtggagtttgtgtacaataatagctatcagagtagtattcagatggcaccgtttgaggcattatatgggagaccttgtagatcaccgttgtgttggtcagaggttggagatagaccattattgggtccagagatggtgcagcagactattAAGGTGGTGACaatgattcgacagcggcttctgacagctcagtcacgtcaaaagagttacgcggataggagacgtagacctctagagtttcaggtgggggatcatgttttcctgagggttagtcctcgtaggggagtacagcggtttgggagagcggggaagttagcccctagatttatagggccatttgagattttggaaagagtggggacggtagcttatcgattagcattactcccacaattgtcaggagtacatggggtatttcatgtgtctatgttacggaggtaccatagggacccttctcatatattagattggtctaccttggagattggtgaggacgctactttcgagacacgtcctattaggattacggatagacaggagaggcgactacggtcgaagaccatacccttggttaaggtgatatggcaacattatggagtggaggagacgacttgggagttggagtcggatatgcagacgagatttccggatttatttactacctacgtatgatttaatttcggggacgaaattttcttaaggggggaaggatgtcatatcctgatctaattttacactattcatagtatcttatcgtggtggttgaggtggagtgaacctctgtgttggtgaatcggtatttgaagagaataaaattaaagtgtgaataaatattttaataaatggggaattttaaaagaaaatttttggagtaaaaattacttaaatcagatttaaatttgatttgttatgaaatttgaagtaaattgtaacaatttagttgggggtgtttttgacaggtgggtgtttttggtaagtcaaagttgttataaaagaaaacttaaaatgaaaaaaaaaaccttacgcagtttttctctctttttccttttctctcccgtatatctattttttactattcatttgctgagtccgacgacggtgagcgacaccaccggtgccaaaagaagcgtattgacgagacgagtctaacccaactagaatcacgcTGATCGGAGTTGTCgtttgggagatatcggagtttgaagttccgatttactcggatttcttttggtcgatctgGCCGATTTcggcgacggtttggtttgtttcaggtacctatgagttcatctcatcgagttctttaatttgatataagatttggcagatttgggtggtcggatcgccggcgatggggttaaatgggtttccggcgagttgactcggctgggtactatttgacccgatttgacccggtcgggtactatttgacccggttactatttgactgttggctttgactcggttactatttatacgttgactttgaccagtaatatttggccgttgaccgaccatatttttacagtatttacatatatcgtgtttttcggtgtagacggtggtcacggttgagattcggagcgggttaacttttggagttaggggttgtatgggacgcgtgcttggttttagcactctgatttccaggtaggggtttccatactcttgcatgtgactttagagttccggttttacggactctggtgatattatggttttgttggtttccgggggtggaaatacgacctgtttgtatgttgatttatattctctgttatatatataactgttggtatgttttctgagagtgaggtgattggaggtgttggatgtggatgtggattgtgggcccatataggcgcccaaatgatcagatatggatttctgatggatgatatatatacatatacagaccggatatataccggtggaccgtctgagatggggtgcatcacaggggacgccctctggtgtaggctatgctatcgggatacccgatcctcatccagtttcggtgtggacctggactgggagacaccctacggggattagggtgggtccaggggtgtgatggattattggagattgatgtcGTGGTTatagtgttggatagccttatcggctaccatttcacttgattggattgatgtatggatttctggagaccagtgtgggtggttccagtgttgcttagccttatcggctattgtgctatttggttgacttactgatggatgtatatttcctgtattgcatactatgcatttcatttctggatttatcattattatttatggatattgacgtttcctctctacgccctactgagccttgtggctcacccctcttctttatcccccttcaggtgagttggatgtaggtgatggcggtcagcagcggaatgcgtgagctggtgtgtagcattgggctgactctttagtgggtgtgggaacttttgtattgtatttgtatatatactatacggtttggtatcgggtagatatgttttattattccgctattgtatatgtatacaggtggatgtaccttgtggatagtatggtagttcttattattattattattatgtctgttgggtttagttgtagatttgggatctggttcgggggatggggtatcccctgccggtcacgtgcctgtggtataggtatacttcggtatatcttaggagagaggggcgtgacaacttAGGCATGCCCCATGTTGGCTTTGCCTTCGTACTAAACAAGTCTACCCTCCTGAGAGCAACTGCAGTAGTGTTAATTTGCTAGCCCAGCAAAAATCTATATTGGGTCCcatttctattacataaaaagtcaaggtaaacacgtctctcaatacaaccacatcaacaaaacacatattcctatacattttccttcccacccaacatggtggccaacaaattctcatgccttccatgttgtccccaataaaactacaccaaaacacaatctttcaatataaaacacatcttccaatatagccacatcaacaaaacacaaaacccaatacaaccacatcagcaaaacacaaaaccccatacatatttgttggcccagacaaaataacactaTTGCAAGTGCTCTGATAGCTTAGATCAAACATAAAACCTAAACTTAGATCAATGTCTCAGAACACAaagaatatcaaattaaaggaAAATAAGACTTGCCTAAATTTCTTGATCTGTGATTATGAAAATCGGAGTCTCATAAATGGCTTGAACACTGTGAGAATGAAGATCGAAAAGGCGGTTTCGTGTTTCATTGAGGAGTTTTGTCTTTTGCGCGAgttccctttttcttctttcatgctttgagagagagagagaaaatacaataaaatattCATCCAGTTCGCTAGAGTAGAACTTGGTTTTTGTCATTCTACTGTAGCATAACCTAAGTTTTCAGTATCATATACCGTATCTGCTAAATGGTCTTTTTTAAACAAAAGTTGTACCAAATACGTTAAATGTACGATTGTGTATCAGTTTACTGTCACATATGCCGTTGCTCTTATAACATGAAAATGACTTCTCAATGATATGAATAATTCCATGTGAATACAGTTTTTTGTGCTAGTAGCTTTATGGTATGCCTAATGACAAAAATGTACTTTTTATCCCTCAATTATAGGTGTGGTTTCATTTTTATcatgaaacttttttttgtctcatttttGTGTCCCAACTTtggaaaagtatcattttcgtctttcaagtgagattgaggtcGGAAAAATCTGCTGCGGCACGCTGGAGAAAATTCAATGTGGCAAACTATTCATAATTTGAATTATATGTCCCCAAAGAATTAGTTTGAAACTTTTAGTCTTTAAGCCCCAAATTAAACTCAAGAATCCTAATCTTCTCCAAATTGAACTCAACCCTATCTCCTTGTAATTCGATCGAAACAGTTCCGGGTTATGGTACAAATCTGATATCTCATCCTCACCATCCCCATCACCATCATTATCATCAACTTCTTCTTCCACagtctctctcactttcttttTAGAATTAGCAGCAACAACGGTAGCAGTTAGTCAGTTACAACAACACCAATAACCTAAAACAtccagaagggaaaaaaaacataaattaaggGGAAAATATTAAAGATTGAAGTTTGGGGATGTTGGATTTGGTACCTGTGGAGGGGAAAAGGAGAGGGAATGGAGTTTGGGGGAGTTAAGGGACCTAAGGGAGCCTTGGAGAGAGCTGAAGACGGATGTTGCAATGTGTGCTTTGGAGAAGACGAAGATGAAGCTATagaagggacgaaaatgaaaaaaattaaggaattAGGGTTATTTGTTACAACTCATATGTCATGTGAATTTTATATCCTAGGTGGACTCGTACACATCATAAACTTAATCCAACTCAAATGCAACGTATGATTTTTCCATCACCAGATCTTTTCGAGGGACAAACGAGACCCTTTTCAATAACTGGGACACGaaaatgggacaaaaaaaaattaaggataaaaATAAAACCACCCCCATAGTTAATGGAtgaaaattacattttttttatttatcgaGGACTTGAAGAGAGTGAGACCATCCAAAAATCCATGATTTATATGGACCAAAAGTTCAtctttcataaaaaaatttcatgtatGCTTGCTAGCACCCTTTAGAATATGATTGAGAGATGACGTATCGGCAACTGTTTTGTATGTGTACATATGTGaattgaacaagtaaataaagaaaaaaaatatatgttttctttttcttttttcttttctttatcccTGAAAAACACGGGGCTCTTGCAGGAAGATAAAAGGAAAATGTTGGCAGGTTTTCAGTCAAAGTTTACTTCCTCACGGAGTTGGAATTTTCAAATATGCCAAAAGTCGTTCAACAAAGGCGCTTTCCTGGAATCTATCCTATAATGTTTGACTCCAATTTTTCTCAGCATGTTGGTGGTAGTAGTTCCTTTCAAAAGGAAGGACGAATTCAGTGGGTTTGCAGCAGGTCATAATATTTACAGATTTGGAATTAGGCATAGGTAGCTTCTATTCCTCTTCCTCAGGAATAACTTATTTtaccttttgagttttgacccatGAACTTTCAGTAGAAAAACTGCAACCATGTAAGCTGACCAACCTTATCAAGGGAAAATTTTATATTCTAAGTTTCTAGGTTGGCTGCTGGTGTTCACATTTCTGTGTGATTTTGCAGTTTATCAGCAACAAACAACACAATCTCATCTAAACAAAGGAGATGGAACACCAGTTGCTCTTGCTTgcacttttcttcttcttgtttcacCATTCTTACTCTCAACTCTATGATCAAGAGCATGCAATCCTCCTAAGACTGAAGCAGCAATGGCAAGATCCGCCATCCCTCGGTGACTGGAACCAATCAAGCTCCTCTCACTGCACCTGGCCAGAAATCGCCTGCACCGATAACTCCGTCAGTGGTCTCTTTCTTGTTAACACGAATATCACAGAGACAATTCCACCCTTCATTTGTGACCTCAAGAACCTCACAGTCATTGATTTGCACCTCAATTACATCCCAGGAACATTTCCAAAAGTTCTATACAATTGTTCCAAGCTTCAGTATTTGGACCTTTCTCAGAACTACTTTGTTGGTGCAGTACCCCATGATATTGATAATCTGGCTCGGCTTCAATTCCTCAGTCTCGGCGCTAATAACTTCTCTGGTGACATTCCAGCTGCCATTGGTCTGCTAACAGAGTTAACCAACCTTCAGCTTTATAAGAACCAATTCAACGGCTCTTTCCCGCCAGAAATAGGCAACTTGTCTAATCTTGAAGTACTGAATATGGCCACTAATGGATTTGTGCCGTCTAGATTTCCATCACAGTTTATTCAGTTGAAGAAACTGAAGATCTTGTGGTTGTACGAGTCAAATCTGATTGGCGAAATCCCAGATATGATCGGAGAAATGGTGGCGCTCGAGTCCTTCGACTTGTCAGGGAACAATCTGACTGGGAACCTTCCCACTGGCTTGTTTATGTTGAAGAATTTAAGCATACTGTACCTCTACAAAAACCAGTTGAGTGGGGAGATTCCTCAGGTTGTTGAAGCTTTGAACATGTCTGTGATTGATCTTTCACAGAATAATTTGAGCGGGATGATACCAGCGGATTTTGGGAAGCTTGAGAAACTATCTGAACTGAGTTTGTTTTCTAATCAATTATCTGGTGAAATCCCAGAAAGCATTTGGAAAATTCCCAGTCTCAGAATCTTGAGATTGTTTACCAACAAATTATCAGGAGCACTGCCCACGTATCTCGGCCAATACTCGATGCTGGAGGAATTCCAGGTTGCTGGCAATAACCTGACAGGAAAATTGCCCGACAAGTTGTGCCATAATCGTAAGTTGGTAGGGGTGGTAGCTTTTGATAACAATTTCAGTGGAGAGTTGCCTGAATCGGTGGGAAACTGCAGCAGCTTAGAAATTGTCATGATTTTCAATAACAACTTTTCAGGGAACATTCCTAGTGGTCTGTGGACATTATTCAATCTCTCAAGTTTGATGATGAGTAACAACTCCTTCACAGGGGAGCTTCCAGATAAATTGTCGCAGAATCTGACGAGACTCGAGATTAGTAGCAACAGATTTTCAGGCAAAATTCCAGCTGCAGTGAGTTCTTGGAGGAATCTGATGGTGTTTAGTGCCAGCGACAACCTCCTTAGCGGTATGATTCCTCGAGAATTAACAGCTCTTCCTCGTCTGATCACTCTTTCGTTGGATCAGAATCAACTCTCTAATTCCCTTCCCTCTGATATAATTTCTTGGACCTCACTAACAACTCTGAACCTTAGTAGGAATCAACTCTCGGGTCAGATTCCTGATGAAATTGGTACCTTACCTAGCCTCAGTGATTTGGACTTGTCAGAAAACCAGTTTTCCGGGCATATCCCACCCGAATTGGGACTATTGAGGCCTACTTCTCTCAATCTATCTTCAAACCGCCTCACTGGTAGTATACCAAGTGAGTTCGAAAATGCTGCGTATGTCAATAGCTTCCTAAACAATTCTGGTCTTTGTGCAAGTAATCCAATGCTAAGCCTCGGCGTCTGCAATTCTGACGCTCGAAAAGTAAGCAGAAAATCGTCCTTATCGCTTCCTTGGATACTGGGCACTGCGATAGCAGTGTCTGCATTGGCTTTGTTAGTTTCCTTATTTGTTATCAGAGTCCACCGGAAGAGAAAGCATGGAGTGAATTCAGCATGGAAGCTCACTTCATTCCAGAGGCTGAATTTTACAGAATCAAGCATACTTGCCGGGCTGACGGCGAGTAACGTGATTGGAAGTGGTGGATCGGGTGAGGTATACCGTGTTGATGTGAATCATTCCAGCAACGGCGTCGTTGCTGTGAAAAGAATTTGGACTAATACAGGATCAGATGAGAAACTTGAGAAAGAGTTTCTTGCAGAAATTCAGATACTGAGCACAATTAGGCATTCAAACATTGTGAGACTACTATGTTGTGTTTCCAGCAACAATATGAAGCTACTCGTCTACGAATACCTGGAGAATCGTAGCCTGG encodes the following:
- the LOC119993141 gene encoding receptor-like protein kinase HSL1, with the protein product MEHQLLLLALFFFLFHHSYSQLYDQEHAILLRLKQQWQDPPSLGDWNQSSSSHCTWPEIACTDNSVSGLFLVNTNITETIPPFICDLKNLTVIDLHLNYIPGTFPKVLYNCSKLQYLDLSQNYFVGAVPHDIDNLARLQFLSLGANNFSGDIPAAIGLLTELTNLQLYKNQFNGSFPPEIGNLSNLEVLNMATNGFVPSRFPSQFIQLKKLKILWLYESNLIGEIPDMIGEMVALESFDLSGNNLTGNLPTGLFMLKNLSILYLYKNQLSGEIPQVVEALNMSVIDLSQNNLSGMIPADFGKLEKLSELSLFSNQLSGEIPESIWKIPSLRILRLFTNKLSGALPTYLGQYSMLEEFQVAGNNLTGKLPDKLCHNRKLVGVVAFDNNFSGELPESVGNCSSLEIVMIFNNNFSGNIPSGLWTLFNLSSLMMSNNSFTGELPDKLSQNLTRLEISSNRFSGKIPAAVSSWRNLMVFSASDNLLSGMIPRELTALPRLITLSLDQNQLSNSLPSDIISWTSLTTLNLSRNQLSGQIPDEIGTLPSLSDLDLSENQFSGHIPPELGLLRPTSLNLSSNRLTGSIPSEFENAAYVNSFLNNSGLCASNPMLSLGVCNSDARKVSRKSSLSLPWILGTAIAVSALALLVSLFVIRVHRKRKHGVNSAWKLTSFQRLNFTESSILAGLTASNVIGSGGSGEVYRVDVNHSSNGVVAVKRIWTNTGSDEKLEKEFLAEIQILSTIRHSNIVRLLCCVSSNNMKLLVYEYLENRSLDRWLHRSNGSPNLSRSVHHAMLDWQKRLQIAVGAAQGLCYMHHDCSPPIVHRDIKSSNILLDSQFNAKIADFGLARMLVKQGEPATMSVVAGSFGYLAPEYARTTLLNEKIDVYSFGVILLELTTGKEANYGGEENSCLAVWAWRHVQQGKPIVDALDEEIKEASNIDDMSTIFRLGIMCAHQQPSARPSMKEVLDILIRCSRRFEFGNRPRNDQGESNAAPLLKNTKHDGHLASNNV